ACGCGCCAGCAGCGTTTCCAACTGGCCTAGGCCCACGGAATAGCCTTCCTTGAACCCCATCTTGATCTGGGCTTCGAGATGCTCGATCGAGTCGCATTTGATGTCGTTGGTGACCAAGGTGACGCCGTTGGATTCGACGAAGGAATTCTTCCAGGTCGATCCCGTCGTGCCCGGCTTCACCTTCCCGTTCTCATCGCAGAAGAGGCTCCGGAACACGTAACTTTTCCTCGGGACGATCTTCGAGAACGTCTTCGTAGCCCAATGCCGATCGCCCTGGGGGAGGACCATGGCATAGAGCCATTTCCCGCCCTCGGAGAAGTCCATGGATTTGGTTTCCACGTGGCAGGGCGATGGCCCCCACCATTGATCGAGCAGTGCGGACTCGGT
This region of Fibrobacterota bacterium genomic DNA includes:
- a CDS encoding SRPBCC domain-containing protein, with translation MKQEKIFNFTVDKGNLAVKVERSFDAPVDLVWSAWTESALLDQWWGPSPCHVETKSMDFSEGGKWLYAMVLPQGDRHWATKTFSKIVPRKSYVFRSLFCDENGKVKPGTTGSTWKNSFVESNGVTLVTNDIKCDSIEHLEAQIKMGFKEGYSVGLGQLETLLARLVEKGK